From one Trifolium pratense cultivar HEN17-A07 linkage group LG1, ARS_RC_1.1, whole genome shotgun sequence genomic stretch:
- the LOC123902505 gene encoding probable GTP-binding protein OBGM, mitochondrial, translated as MLVFRARPIGQVEVFTRTCISRWSTVFHYCYSDTPHKKSKLAPLQERRMIDKIKIFAKAGDGGHGCTSLRRSRHESKGVPDGGSGGVGGDVILECSRRVWDFSGLQRHLMAGKGGHGSSKNKIGTRGADKVVRVPIGTVLHLVSGDIPSVVKKIQSSADLDPWEVPGTLVDDQSDPRDGSLSNVTMQEKANAINPTGCSSSQATEANVEKSIKSTHNASTDVFSQLSSCNGTPEFDTEDIGEKQEILNNVAELTEEGQQIIVARGGEGGLGNVSNHKDSRKPTTTQAGVGQQITNIPAPDSVNSSLSAGLPGSETVLILELKCIADVSFVGMPNAGKSTLLGAISRAKPAVGHYAFTTLRPNLGNMNYDDMSITVADIPGLIKGAHQNRGLGHAFLRHIERTKVLAYVVDVAAALPGKKGISPWEQLKDLILELEYHLVGLSNRPSLIVANKIDEEGAEEVYEELKRRIQGVPIFAVSAILEEGIPELKAGLRMLVNGETSCTLCLDQILLD; from the exons ATGTTGGTGTTTCGAGCAAGACCCATTGGCCAAGTTGAAGTTTTTACTCGAACTTGTATATCGAGATGGTCAACTGTATTTCATTATTGTTATTCAGATACTCCTCATAAAAAGTCTAAGCTTGCTCCTTTGCAG GAGAGAAGAATGATTGATAAGATTAAGATATTTGCAAAAGCAGGAGATGGTGGTCATGGTTGCACCAGCCTTCGCCGCAGTCGACATGAGAGCAAGGGTGTACCTGATG GTGGCAGTGGTGGGGTAGGCGGTGATGTAATTCTGGAATGCTCTCGTAGAGTTTGGGACTTCAGTGGTCTGCAGCGTCATCTA ATGGCAGGGAAAGGAGGACATGGATCATCAAAAAATAAGATAGGAACCAGGGGTGCTGATAAG GTTGTTCGTGTACCGATTGGCACTGTACTTCATCTTGTTAGTGGTGATATTCCTTCagtggtaaaaaaaattcaatcctCGGCGGATTTAGACCCTTGGGAGGTTCCTGGTACACTTGTTGATGATCAATCGGATCCTCGCGACGGTTCTCTCTCCAATGTTACAATGCAGGAAAAAGCCAATGCAATAAATCCTACTGGCTGCTCTTCATCCCAAGCTACTGAAGCAAATGTTGAGAAATCTATAAAATCTACACATAATGCATCAACAGATGTATTTTCTCAACTTTCCTCTTGTAATGGAACTCCTGAATTTGATACAGAGGATATAGGAGAGAAACAAGAGATACTAAACAATGTTGCCGAATTAACAGAAGAAGGTCAACAGATTATTGTTGCTCGTGGAGGAGAGGGTGGTCTCGGCAATGTGTCTAATCACAAGGATTCAAGGAAGCCTACGACTACGCAGGCAGGGGTTGGTCAACAAATAACCAATATTCCAGCCCCTGACAGTGTTAACTCCTCCTTAAGTGCAGGTTTGCCTGGTTCTGAGACTGTTCTTATATTAGAACTCAAGTGTATTGCTGATGTTAGCTTTGTGGGAATGCCTAATGCTGGTAAAAGCACTTTACTTGGAGCTATATCAAGAGCTAAGCCTGCTGTTGGTCACTATGCGTTCACTACTCTTAGGCCAAATTTAGGGAATATGAACTATGATGATATGTCGATAACCGTGGCTGATATTCCTGGACTAATAAAGGGTGCACACCAAAATCGTGGACTTGGACATGCATTTCTGCGCCACATAGAGCGCACAAAGGTTCTGGCTTATGTGGTAGACGTGGCCGCTGCTTTACCGGGAAAAAAGGGAATTTCACCGTGGGAACAACTGAAAGACTTGATTCTAGAGCTTGAGTACCACCTGGTTGGTTTATCCAATCGGCCATCCTTGATAGTTGCAAATAAGATTGACGAGGAAGGTGCAGAGGAAGTATATGAAGAGTTAAAGAGAAGGATCCAGGGTGTTCCTATCTTTGCTGTTAGTGCTATTTTGGAGGAAGGGATACCAGAGCTTAAAGCTGGCCTTAGAATGCTTGTCAATGGTGAAACTTCATGCACACTTTGCCTAGATCAAATTTTGCTTGATTAG